One genomic segment of Spiroplasma endosymbiont of Poecilobothrus nobilitatus includes these proteins:
- a CDS encoding transposase translates to MAKNNYTDEFKQQIVGLYKIGQTPEQLVNDYQIGKSTVWKWAHQFINSG, encoded by the coding sequence ATGGCAAAGAATAATTATACTGATGAATTTAAGCAACAAATTGTTGGTCTTTACAAAATTGGTCAAACTCCTGAACAATTAGTCAATGATTATCAAATTGGTAAATCTACTGTTTGGAAATGAGCTCACCAATTTATCAACTCGGGCTAA